The genomic interval GGAGAACGAGGTCGACGCCCTGCTGGTCACCGATCTGGTGAACGTCAGGTACCTCACCGGCTTCACCGGGTCCAACGCGGCACTGCTGGTGCACGCGTGGGAAATGCGGAATGCCGAGGAGCGCACGGTGATCGGCACCGACGGCCGCTACCGCGACCAGGTCGCCCAGCAGGTCCCCGATCTGCGTGCCGAGATCGCGCGCGCCACCGCCCGGCGCATCATGGAGCTGGCGGGGGAATGGCAGGTCGGGCGGGTCGGCTACGAAAGCCACATCGTCACCGTCGACCAGCAGCGGGGATTCGCTGAGCAGAAGACGGGCCTGGAACTGGTGCCGATTCCCGGTCTGGTCGAACAGTTACGCATGGTCAAGGACGATTACGAGGTGGCCCAGTTGCGGGCTGCCTGCGCCGCCGGTGACGCCGCGCTGGCCACGATCCTGGAACGTGGTGCGCTCCGCCCCGGCCGCACCGAACGACAGGTCGCCCGAGACCTGGAATGGGCCATGTACGAGCACGGCGCGGAGGCGATCGCGTTCGAGACCATCGTCGCCGCGGGCCCCAATTCGGCGATTCCGCATCACCGCCCGACCGGCGCGATCTTGCGGGCCGGTGACTTCGTCAAGATCGACTTCGGCGCGGTGATCGGCGGCTACCACTCGGATATGACCCGCACCTTCGTGCTCGGCGCACCCAGCGATTGGCAGCGCGAGGTGTATGCCCTGGTGGAGGAGTCGCAGCGGGCCGGGCGCAACGCGTTGCGCCCGGGCGCGGAGGTCGTCGATGTCGACGCCGCCGCACGCTCG from Nocardia goodfellowii carries:
- a CDS encoding M24 family metallopeptidase — its product is MCADHAAPGPDYAARRSALRSLLMENEVDALLVTDLVNVRYLTGFTGSNAALLVHAWEMRNAEERTVIGTDGRYRDQVAQQVPDLRAEIARATARRIMELAGEWQVGRVGYESHIVTVDQQRGFAEQKTGLELVPIPGLVEQLRMVKDDYEVAQLRAACAAGDAALATILERGALRPGRTERQVARDLEWAMYEHGAEAIAFETIVAAGPNSAIPHHRPTGAILRAGDFVKIDFGAVIGGYHSDMTRTFVLGAPSDWQREVYALVEESQRAGRNALRPGAEVVDVDAAARSVIEAAGHGRLFSHGLGHGVGLRIHEAPGIMKSGTGTLLSGVAVTVEPGVYFPGRGGVRIEDTLVVREGGPELLTNTSKDLTVVE